The genomic segment CAAGTAGAACTTCATCTTTCTGTACTCCATCTATAAATTCTTCAAGAGACAAATCACCTGTAGAAACAAACAAGAAAATTTGGTTCACGTACCGCCTGCTGAAATGATTGAGAGCTGATTTTGTGAACAATACAACACATGGATATCCAGTTAGTACTAACTGCATCATCCCCAATGCTTAATTctggttactttttttttttttggggggggggggggggagacacataGCCTTTTTTTATGCTTTTGACAAATACAAAATTCCCATTTCTGTAAGGACATTAAAAAGTTTGATGGACTAACCAAGCAAATTCAAATCCACCAATATTTGCCAAGGAATCTGTAAAGGAATTTAGAATTGACCTTGGAGGTAGagaaaaaatgaacaaacaaTTACATTTCTTCAATCTTGAGAAAGAGGAGaacatgagaaagaaactcaaagcaACCCTACCTTGATTGTATATAGTATAAGATGGGACAGGGAGAAACTTGGacagctttcaagattctgttatccTATCTTACAACAAAACAAGCATTCCTGAAATCGCTGCCATGCCCGTTTCTTGATCTAGCCTGCATCAAAGGCTGACATCAGACTATAAAGCCTGTCCAAGTTTCTCTTTGTGGATAAATGCAAGACTCAGAACTGAAGCAGATGGCTGAATGGATGGGATGGGCATATGGGTTTCATTCCACTTTCCATTTTCTTACTTTTGCATAAGAAAATGCAGGCTTCAGCTTGTAAATAATTCCTCTGCTTCTGATCTTAAGTAACTGGAAGACCTGAGTTCGGGACCACAATATTTAGCTGGTTTTAACTTTAACTTTCTCTTCTTGATGTGCACTTTGGGCATTTCCCATTGATAATTAATGCTTCATTTTTTGAGACTAATTTTAAGTGGTGGTGGGTGCAATAAAATAGACTTCAAGGAGGTAGAATTGTTAACAGTTTAGCTAGATTCAGTTAAGTTTATCTAGCCCAAAAGAAATGGGATAGCATCCAGTACATTCTGAACATTGACAAATTGTCAGTTTTAACCTTTTTCCTACTCAGATATCATTATATACTATTGGATTGCATCAAACTAGTAATATCTCAGCGCAGATAGAAAAGTTTCTTACCATCTCCATTTACATCAATTTTATTGAACACCATATCTGTGAATTCCTCAGCTGACATGACTTCTTGACATGGGTTAATGGTGCGAATGGCctggaaataaatatataaacatataaaacatctttaaaagtctACATTCAATTTCCCTACCTGTGAACAATTTGAATAggtatgacttttttaaaaaagaaaatcaacaaaTTCTCACATAAATGCAGTATTTTCCAATAGGAATGAATTACGGTACAAATTAATTTgtgattttaaaatgtgaaaatcagatgatatttttatatatttgttagtTCTAATCCACCCAGTTTTTTGTCTATACATCCATCCACCCAGTCTTTTTGCTTTCTGCTTGTGCATTGGTCTTGGAGAGGTTGAGTAATCTCTTTAAGCACTTTGCCCGCACCAAATGAGAAATAGCAGGTAGTCTGCCTGTCGCCATAGTCACTCTAGCTCTTGACCTATTGATTTAATGATTTAATCACTTTGAGGTGATCCATTTGTCTCCTACTCCAGCACAAAGTGGTTCTCCTCTAGCAGACATTGGTCTGgtggtaatttatttatttatttatattcagcaAATGTATATAGCTCATCTCCTCAGATTATATGAGTCTGGGCAATGTATAACCATTGTAACattacaaaaacagaaaaaaacagaaaaaaacaagaatacagGAGAATACTAATCAAATTACATGATACATTCTACCTAGAgttgctttgaaaatatttttcataaataataataataataataataataataataataataataataatcactttGCAAGATTCCCCAAGGGTTCCCAAAGATtgctggaaaaaatattttttaaggaaGACTTTCTAGAAGGCTAAGAGATATGGGACTAACCTCACTGCAGAGGGAATGTTCATTACCATATGAAATTCTAGCAATTATTATTCTGATTGCTGTTTTTTGGAGGGTGAGAATAACCAAAAATAGCATCCAAGTCTTCCTGCTTCTATTAATGATCAGAGAAGATTGAATAGTAGGTTTCAAGGACTGTTGATACTACTAAAGTCTCTTGAATTATCATGACAATTATATGTTGCCAATTATCAGTGCTTAATAAGATTGCTAGATTAGCTGACTTGACCAAGGGATATTATGTAGAGTTTAAGCCCATCTCCATTATAAATATAGCATCCTCTACATTGAATATATTACAGTTTCTCCCCTCATTTTCCTGTACATAAGTAGTAGACATATATGGCACATATAGTGTGGgtgaaacttaattttttttgcatCTTACTTGTCAAAGGCAATGTCTGGATGTATCAGCCATACATAATGAAAAGCATAATTGACTGAAGAAAAGattgaagaaaatattttacctTAATGATGTTTAACAACTCATCTCTGTCAATACAGCCATTCCCATCGACATCATACAGCTTGAAGTACCActtcaatttctgttccactttcCCTTTCAGAACCAAGCTTAGAGCTGCCACATACTCCATAAAATCAATGTATCCATCCTATTGAAGAGCAAAAAGTGACATATTCATTGATTTAAGTAAGCTAGAGCTGTACTTACAACTACAGCTTTATAAGTGTATTTTTGTACTTGTgctttatgattatgattattgcTGATGTAGCAGTTATCATCTAATATTGTAGCTATCCTCTTGAGTTTGAAAGCTATTATTCAGAAATTATATTCTCCCCCTTTTCTACTGATTATTTTGTTTAAGGTCAAACATCCTTGTTTTAGAGTGAAAGTTAAAAGATCAGACGAGTGTATTTTGTGAAGAGTACAATTTGTGATTATTTCTATGATATCATAACCAGAAAGGAAAACTGTCCCAtgcaatctatataaataaaaatgtaatggttgtttgttcaaaattgctaatctccgaaagttcttcaccgattgctttgaaattttgacacaacgttacATTCGAAtgtgaatgtttttatatatgtatattacatagatgtcacacctgtgacaggtaaaaacatgattttttgtaaaaacatgcttttttgaaaccagtgccatctggtggatgtaaaagcaacacacactatactaaatatttcatgattccatttcaatgtttccgattgcattgttatattgaattttcatagattttgatttattttcattttgatttaattatttcatgtgacattgcattggaattgagctgtgttgtTTACCATAGCgctcatttagtgagtatagtatattcggaacagttcggcctctctccagctttgtcccgacggtccctttataagtgtggctgggctgcagccgcaccctttcccctttccgcccctcctctgacgagctttggccatttccgccaaggggagctGAAACCCTTtggcctccctctcccctctcccccctcccgccaGGCCTTTGCGGCGGGGTGCCACTTGCGCCATCCCTCGGCTGCCTCTCCCCACCCTTAAGCTGGCCTACCCCCGGCCAGCCCAGTGGAGTTCCAGAGGAAGCGGAGGCAGAGCGTCTCCTCAGCCCAGCTGGCCGCGTGTGCCCAGCTATAGCCTCACCAAGGTGCTCccacggggggggggcagcggcagtgtcagcctgaggtgcagcggGGCTGGGGCGGCCCCTGGGTGCTGAGGactgaggacttctcctcctccgagatcctggacgTCTCACTCTCCTGGGCCACCAACTTGGGGGAGCCCGAGCGCAGCTCCTCCGAGATGCTCAACAACTGCCACGAGGCTGACAGCCCAGGTGCCATCTCCCCAACCAGCCTCACCTGGCCCAGCAGCCTGACCAACCCCACTATGCCCAGACTGGTCACAGCAATGTGTGGCCAGGTGCAGCTAGTTGTATAATAACATTGTTATAGGTAATCATAAAAGTAGATAGTACTGCATGAGGAAATGTTCAAACACAGGATGTTTTAACATTAATTTCAACTGTTAACATTCAGTCATGATgagcaaagaaaataaatatgtcatttttttcaatctgtTTTATTGGTCTTCAACTCTTTGCACATTTTTCTTAAGATAATGGTATGGTATTAACTAGTAATAATTTGATGGTCCATTGATGTTCATTGGCTTTATGAGGTCAAACAAGGTTTTCAGGGAAGAGATAGTATATTGTACCCACTGAGTTTAGGAGACATTAAGACCACAAACTAAAAATTCATCTTGCACATTTCCTAAATGGGCCAATATAAATTAATTAGCCCTATAAATTAATTTAGGAAATAACAGATTAGGAAAGGAGAGGCAAACTCACATTCATTTGCAATGGTGTCCAAAGGAGGTGAAAAATGGTATCACAATCTTGGCACACCATGGACAACTCTGTATACAGGACTCATTTTTACATGAATATTTATATAGGCTAGATTTGCCCATTTGCTACTTGTTTGATCCATTGCGTAGTGAACCCAATCAAAGCTCCACATTAATTTTGATTTCTTTGTCCATTATTACCAAATTTTGGGATTGTATCAGAGCATTGCTTATATGATAGCATTTAATAAAAGTACTAACAAAAGCTGGGATTTCGGCTTTAAAATCTTGTTCAGCACATAAACAAATACTTGGATATACACACATAGTCAATGAATAATAATGATGTAACTTAGTGCAgtaaatgaaacatctacaaacaATGTCAGAAAGCATCAAAAATTCCACATTCAACCATGaattacagatattctcttctattgaacaTATGTCTGTTTTATTGCCTTTGATTATACCATAATTTTTATAGAACAGTTTATATTTTAGGACCCTTGAATTGTCCAAATTGGAACCATATCTTCCAATGTCTTACAGAGTTATTTCTGTTAGAAGAATTACTATCATTAACTTTTCTTCTATATGGCATCTATTTTGCCTGCTCTCTCACGATCAAGCACGTGTGCTCAATCTACATTCACATGATGGCATTCACATGAAGTTAGCATGTCGCTAAATTAAGGtgctttttattttgcattttactcTTCCTAGCCAATGTCTTCAGTGGAATCTATGCATTACATTGAATCTCCTTGAAAGGATTTTGCATGCTTCAATCTACTTTGCTTTGacacacatttatttatcagcacaaatataacaaatatatatatatatatatatatatatatatatatatatatatacacacacacacacacacacacacacacatacatacatacacacatacacacacacatacacacatatatacatacatacatacacacacacacacatacatgttgaACATGATGTTAcgaattataatataaatgaaccaatatttagaatatcttgtttaaaatgaagaaataatagtgacagtcaaacaaatgaagtattataataataatgtatacaaatatgcTTGATTAACAAcatgtgactttatataaaatttaagggatgactactgaaaggatgcacaaaaaccttgtaaccaattgacacactgtatggAATGGAAGATGTGTTTTATGTCTTtgtctgtttttgtttgtttaaaaataaaaaaatatatgacagTCAAAATCATGACCTTCATAAGATAACTCCATTCTGGACTGTTGGACTTATAGTACCCTCAAATTCCCAGCCAGAATTTTTACCTTTCTCTTATGGATAGTGATAGACATTTTTAATACTTGCCACATTGAAATTATTTGGATACAAAAAGCATTTTTGTAGGGTTAAGTATTTAGAGACTGATCTAAAAAAGTAAATGATACAAGAGAAAAACTGGAATAACCTGATGTTGGGTAGAAGGAAATTACAATGAAaatcattctattccatttctactTATGAGTCTTTTAATGAGATGATTCTAGGCTTCTAAAGACTAGGCTTATTCTTTTAAATCACCATCTAatccaaaaat from the Thamnophis elegans isolate rThaEle1 chromosome 5, rThaEle1.pri, whole genome shotgun sequence genome contains:
- the GUCA1A gene encoding guanylyl cyclase-activating protein 1, whose product is MGNMDGKSVEELSATECHQWYKKFMTECPSGQLTLHEFKQFFGLKNLSPSSNEYVEQMFETFDFNKDGYIDFMEYVAALSLVLKGKVEQKLKWYFKLYDVDGNGCIDRDELLNIIKAIRTINPCQEVMSAEEFTDMVFNKIDVNGDGDLSLEEFIDGVQKDEVLLDILTRSLDLKHIFDKIQNDGKNPETTGEPTKNE